The following are encoded together in the Candidatus Tumulicola sp. genome:
- the nuoL gene encoding NADH-quinone oxidoreductase subunit L has product MHHILGVDGSYPAIVALWLLPLAGAILCWAFGPQLRARAGWLASAILGVSFVLAVISWPAGTQHAGSALGARQMLGSWMPGSFDFGLLLDPLSLLWTLIVTGVGFLIHLYSIGYMDGDRANARFFAYLNFFVFAMLTLVLSDNFVGLLVGWGLVGLASYFLIGFWFERPSAVAAARKALVINVAGDAGIMFAIFAIFSVTGSIGYGDGFAAAGSYGPGLLFAICIGLFIGAAAKSAQIPFHTWLPDAMEGPTPVSALIHAATMVTAGVYLIARCAPLWSASPHAQELAGVIGGLTAVAGGILGCVQWDIKRILAYSTMSQIGYMIMGVGVGAYTGGVAHFFTHAFFKAQLFLAAGIVIHALADEQDVRRMGGLRKRMPLAFWAILTGVLSICGIPPLSGFFSKDQVIYGALEHGHPWLALAGALTAGITAYYMFRLLFVTFLGNYRGDVDPAQLGIARPQTAVPSHAASHHHPPAWLMGLPVAVLIVPTVAIGAVLMFGGEHSLWSQYFAPQFPLQALPAAPVSELVASGIVLLFVLAGFGAAYSRYATGAALANAVERLRAETFGTPPVLTHLFYFNEAIDVLIVRPSTWLGAAFTRFVDPHVIDGAVREVATVARGLGTLMRSFETGLVRAYALVLAFGAACFIVYYAIAAVGTH; this is encoded by the coding sequence GTGCATCATATTCTCGGCGTCGACGGGTCGTATCCGGCGATCGTCGCGCTCTGGTTGCTGCCGCTGGCCGGCGCGATTCTCTGCTGGGCGTTCGGCCCACAGTTGCGCGCGCGCGCCGGGTGGCTCGCCAGTGCGATCCTCGGCGTTTCGTTCGTGTTGGCCGTCATATCGTGGCCGGCCGGTACGCAACATGCCGGTAGCGCGCTCGGCGCGCGCCAGATGCTCGGATCGTGGATGCCGGGTAGCTTCGATTTTGGATTGCTGCTCGATCCGCTGTCGCTGCTGTGGACCTTGATCGTCACCGGTGTCGGCTTCTTGATCCATCTGTATTCGATCGGGTATATGGACGGCGATCGCGCCAACGCGCGCTTTTTCGCCTATCTCAACTTTTTCGTGTTCGCGATGCTCACGCTGGTGTTGTCCGACAACTTTGTCGGGCTGCTCGTCGGTTGGGGTCTCGTCGGCCTCGCATCGTATTTCCTGATCGGATTCTGGTTCGAGCGCCCGTCGGCGGTGGCCGCGGCGCGTAAAGCGCTGGTTATCAACGTCGCCGGCGACGCCGGCATTATGTTTGCGATTTTCGCGATCTTCTCGGTGACCGGTTCGATCGGGTACGGCGACGGATTCGCGGCAGCCGGTTCGTACGGTCCCGGATTGCTCTTCGCGATTTGCATCGGTCTATTTATCGGTGCGGCGGCCAAATCGGCCCAGATTCCGTTTCACACCTGGTTGCCCGACGCGATGGAAGGCCCGACGCCGGTGTCGGCCCTGATTCATGCGGCCACCATGGTCACGGCCGGCGTCTATTTGATCGCGCGCTGCGCTCCGCTGTGGAGCGCCAGTCCGCACGCACAAGAACTGGCCGGGGTCATTGGCGGTTTGACGGCGGTTGCCGGCGGCATTCTCGGCTGCGTGCAGTGGGATATCAAACGAATCCTGGCTTACTCGACGATGTCGCAGATCGGCTACATGATCATGGGCGTCGGCGTCGGCGCGTACACCGGCGGCGTCGCACATTTCTTTACGCACGCATTCTTTAAAGCGCAGCTTTTTTTGGCCGCCGGTATCGTCATTCACGCGCTGGCCGACGAACAAGACGTGCGGCGTATGGGCGGTTTGCGCAAACGCATGCCGCTGGCGTTCTGGGCGATTCTTACCGGCGTGCTCTCGATTTGCGGCATTCCGCCGCTCAGCGGATTCTTCTCGAAGGACCAAGTGATCTACGGAGCGTTGGAGCACGGACATCCGTGGCTCGCGCTCGCAGGCGCACTAACGGCGGGCATCACGGCGTACTATATGTTCCGCCTGCTGTTCGTCACGTTCTTGGGCAACTATCGTGGCGATGTCGATCCGGCGCAATTGGGTATCGCTCGTCCGCAGACTGCCGTGCCGTCGCACGCAGCGTCGCACCATCATCCGCCGGCGTGGTTGATGGGGCTACCGGTTGCAGTATTGATCGTTCCAACGGTAGCGATCGGCGCGGTGTTGATGTTTGGCGGCGAGCATTCGCTGTGGTCGCAATACTTCGCGCCGCAATTCCCTTTGCAAGCGTTGCCCGCAGCGCCGGTTTCCGAACTCGTCGCATCCGGCATCGTGCTGCTGTTCGTGCTCGCGGGATTCGGTGCCGCATATAGCCGCTACGCCACCGGCGCCGCGCTCGCGAACGCGGTCGAACGTCTGCGTGCGGAGACCTTCGGCACTCCGCCGGTCTTGACGCACCTGTTCTACTTTAACGAAGCCATCGACGTGTTGATCGTGCGGCCGTCGACGTGGCTTGGAGCCGCCTTCACCCGCTTCGTGGATCCACACGTGATCGACGGCGCGGTTCGCGAGGTGGCGACCGTCGCGCGCGGCTTGGGAACGTTGATGCGTTCCTTCGAAACCGGGCTCGTGCGTGCGTACGCACTCGTCCTGGCGTTTGGGGCAGCGTGCTTTATCGTGTACTACGCAATCGCCGCCGTGGGAACGCACTGA
- the nuoK gene encoding NADH-quinone oxidoreductase subunit NuoK, producing the protein MPVPIADYVGLSAVMFFLGVAGVVVRRNPLVMLMSIELMFNAANLLFIAYARSWVANAGQVFAFLVITVAAAEAAIGLAIVVTTFRSERHVDVDDIRLLRG; encoded by the coding sequence GTGCCGGTGCCTATTGCCGATTACGTAGGACTGTCGGCGGTCATGTTCTTTCTCGGCGTTGCGGGCGTCGTGGTGCGTCGCAATCCGCTGGTGATGTTGATGAGCATAGAGCTGATGTTCAATGCCGCCAACTTGCTCTTTATCGCCTACGCTAGATCGTGGGTGGCCAACGCGGGACAGGTCTTCGCGTTTCTGGTGATTACTGTGGCAGCGGCCGAGGCTGCGATCGGCCTCGCGATCGTCGTCACGACGTTCCGTTCCGAGCGGCACGTCGACGTCGACGATATTAGGTTGTTGCGCGGATGA
- a CDS encoding NADH-quinone oxidoreductase subunit J, translating into MIAFWFLAAFVIASAVWTISARKPVYSVVALLANFAALAALYMTLSAEFLAVMQIIVYSGAILILFVFVIALLSSGVAPFSMGPNRLPRVWIPATIILLGALGFLTYAASTQRGTLVSASGTSTLGPVGTANVFGSVADFGKALFTVHLLPFEVTALILMVAVIGVVMLAGDRGPFVPTRRHAEQVERSNREAILRGGD; encoded by the coding sequence ATGATCGCGTTCTGGTTCTTAGCCGCGTTCGTCATTGCCAGCGCGGTATGGACGATTTCGGCGCGGAAACCGGTCTACAGCGTCGTCGCACTGCTCGCCAACTTCGCAGCGCTCGCCGCACTCTACATGACGCTTTCGGCCGAATTTTTGGCCGTGATGCAGATCATCGTGTATTCGGGTGCGATCCTGATTCTGTTCGTTTTCGTGATCGCGTTGCTCAGCAGCGGCGTCGCTCCATTTTCGATGGGACCGAACCGGTTGCCGCGCGTGTGGATTCCGGCAACCATCATCTTACTCGGCGCGCTCGGTTTTTTGACGTACGCCGCCTCGACCCAACGCGGCACGCTCGTTTCCGCGAGCGGTACGTCGACGCTCGGACCTGTCGGAACCGCAAACGTCTTCGGCAGCGTCGCTGACTTCGGCAAAGCCTTATTCACGGTACATCTGTTGCCGTTCGAAGTCACCGCCTTGATTCTGATGGTCGCCGTCATCGGGGTCGTGATGTTGGCCGGAGATCGCGGCCCGTTCGTCCCAACGCGCCGTCACGCCGAGCAAGTCGAACGCTCGAACCGCGAGGCGATTCTGCGGGGAGGAGACTGA
- the nuoI gene encoding NADH-quinone oxidoreductase subunit NuoI, whose product MRKNLYNVGAILRGFSITFGYMFKKRPTIEYPTVKKQHAPRFHGLHELRRYDDGKERCIGCELCSSACPANAITVIGAENAPDERRSPGERYAARYEIDELRCIFCGMCEEACPTDAIVLTPRFEMADYRRGSFVYDKNRLLVPPDAGVGAAPDERPGGIPGDLGRVAEIKSTTDVAEGYSATFRGEILKTQRKGLAG is encoded by the coding sequence GTGAGAAAAAATCTCTACAACGTCGGCGCGATTCTCAGGGGTTTTTCGATTACGTTCGGCTACATGTTCAAAAAGCGGCCGACGATCGAATACCCGACGGTGAAAAAACAGCACGCGCCGCGCTTCCACGGTTTGCACGAATTACGCCGCTACGACGATGGCAAAGAGCGCTGCATCGGCTGCGAATTGTGCTCGAGCGCGTGCCCGGCCAATGCAATCACCGTGATCGGTGCCGAGAACGCTCCGGACGAACGGCGCTCGCCCGGCGAACGGTACGCCGCGCGCTACGAGATCGACGAGCTGCGATGCATCTTTTGCGGCATGTGCGAAGAAGCGTGTCCGACCGACGCGATCGTGCTTACCCCGCGTTTCGAAATGGCCGACTACCGTCGCGGTTCGTTCGTGTACGATAAGAACCGTCTACTCGTGCCGCCCGATGCGGGTGTCGGCGCCGCGCCTGACGAGCGTCCCGGCGGGATCCCCGGCGATTTAGGTCGCGTGGCGGAAATCAAGTCCACGACCGACGTCGCCGAAGGGTACTCCGCGACGTTCCGTGGCGAAATTCTCAAGACCCAGCGCAAGGGGCTGGCGGGATGA